The stretch of DNA TGGGGCAGTTTTCGTTTTAAGGAGCTATGCATGAATAATATCAACGACCTTTGTAAGCTGCAGCCCACGGATCTTGATGCCGGTCAGGTCTTCAGCGGCAAACCATCCGGCACCACTGTCAGAGGCTTCGCCGTCCCTTCGGCCTACACCCCGGCTATTGACCACGAATATATCTTCCATGAGTCCAGCCGTGACGTTGTGGTCTGGTTTCTCAACCCACAGGAACCGCTGTACGTCTTCG from Desulfovibrio desulfuricans encodes:
- a CDS encoding AAA family ATPase translates to MNNINDLCKLQPTDLDAGQVFSGKPSGTTVRGFAVPSAYTPAIDHEYIFHESSRDVVVWFLNPQEPLYVFGPTGCGKTTCIKQLAARLNYPVFEVTGHGRLEFADLVGHLT